The genomic DNA TCCCGGTCCTCAACCCGCGGCTCTACCGACGCGACGTCTCGCTCGTCCAGCAGGAGCCGACCCTCTTCCAGGGTTCCATCCGCGAGAACATagccctcggcgtcgacgatcCATGTCCCTCCTCTCCGTCATCCACTGCCTCCCCTTCGTCAtcctcaccgtcgtcgtcgtctacCACCGtctccgacgccgccatcgaagccgccctccgcgccgccaacgcatGGGACTtcgtcgcctccctccccgacgggctcgccaccgccgccggccccaaCGGCACCCAGCTGTcgggcggccagcggcagcgcatcgccatcgcgcgcgcgctcatcCGCGACCcccgcgtcctgctgctcgacgaggccaccagCGCGCTCGACACGGAGAGCGAAAAGGTCGTGcaggccgccctggccgacgccgcgtcCAGGGGCGACcgcgtcaccgtcgccgtcgcgcaccGCCTGTCCAccgtcaaggacgccgacgtcatCTGCGTCTTCTACGGCGGCAGGATCGTCGAGCGGGGGACGCATGCCGAGCTGATTGCCCTGGGCGGCATGTATAGAAAGATGTGTGAGGCCCAGAATCTGGATTAGAAGGGAAAGACATGggaccgaggcggcgagggcagggCGGGTCAAGCCTTAGTTCTCGTCCATTGTCGCAAAAGTATTGTAACCACGGTATATCTGTACTTATTCTCTCCATTACATGCCAATTAGTTGCAGTTCAGCTACTTTAATAGAACAGGTGTGTTTCAACACTCAGCGTCACTCAGTTTATATGCCTCGCTCTTCTATTAGTCGTGACTAGTTGTTGACGAGCACATGCCAAACATATTggccatcaaggccgagTGATAGATTATGGTATTACTTTTCGCCTGCTAGATTCCGAGTGCCTGACCCTGCATGCCAATCGCTTAGAAAACGGTGCCCCGGGTCTGCTTACCCTTCTCCGCCTCCAGCTTCTTGACGTTGACATTCTtccagagcagcagcgcggccaaACACAGCGGGATAAAGCAAGCACCCGCAATGACCATGTACCGCTGGACGATGCCATAGCCCTCAATGACAGCCTCGCGCGAGGGGCTTCCCCGGGGTGCCTCCACGACGGCAGACAGGTTTCCATAGAGCTGCGCGACCTGATCCTGCATGTCGGAGGGAAGCGCCGCGGCGATCTTGTCCGGCAGAATGTTGGTCCAGATGCCTCCTGCAATGGCTTGGCCGATGGAGGCACCAATAGAGCCGAAAAGACCAAACATAGCAATGGCGACAGCAATCTGCTGGTGTTGTACctgggccatgatggccaacTGGGCGGTCATGGCCCAGATGCCAGTGGCAAGACCGTTGAACAGCTGGCACATGACCAGTACACCGACATCGCTGTCGGGGGTTCGAAACTTGATAAGCAAGGCGGTTCCCAGGATTGAGAAGGGGACGCCAGCAATGGAAAGCCACTTGTAGTCGCCCGTGTAGCGGACGAAGCTAGGTGCGGTCAGCATGATTCTTCGATCAGGGAGGAAGCGTTCACGTACAGTCCGACAAAGGGGCTGATGAAGGCGGACATGAGGGAGAAGCTGTTGAGGACATAGCCCGAAATCGTAATGTCGAGGAAATTGACGGCCTGCAGGTAAGAGCCGTAGTACGTGTCCCAGGCACTGTGGCAAATATGTTAGCATTCCTGGGTCCAAAAGGCGGAGATGAGATTTATTACAAGGTGCTCATGAACATGAAGGCATAGACGAGGCATGCGCCCAGGATCGTGCGGTTTTTGAGGTATTTCCAGGGGAAGTAGCTGACGGGCGCAAAGTACTTCTCCCAGATTCCGAAAGCGACCAAGAGGACTACGCCGAGCACGATCATGGCAATAATGTAGCCCGTCTTCCAGCCGTTGGGTGCCGAAGTGGCAATGCTGAAGGGAAGGAGCAAGATGGACCATccggcgacggtgaggaaCATGCCGACGGCATCAAACTGCACGAAATAGTACTTGAACGACTCCCACTTGGTGCGACCGCTGGCGTGAGGGGGGTAAAGGCCTTGTTTAACCGCCCTGCGCTTGctgatgacgaagacgacggcgatgggtAAGCAGAACACGACGAGAATGATGCAGAAGGAGCCAAAAGCCCAGTTGTAGTTGACGTTGGTGTAGAACAGGTTGGCAATCTCGGGGCCGGCAAAGGTGCTGGCGATGAGGGGCGTCTGCTGCAGGCCGAAGAGGATGAGACGATTGCGCAGGGTGGTCATGTCGGCAAGCATGATGGAGATGACGTATCCTAGACCGAGGTGGCCGACCCAGTAGATggtgtgggcggcggcgtacatCTCGACGTTCTTGCAGGTAGCCTTCATGatcatgccgacgacgactagGACCACCATGCAGATGAAGCCCTCGCAGCGGCCCCAAATGTCGATCATCTTGGCAATTGTGAGATTGCAGACGCCGCCCACAATGGTAGCGATGACGCCAGTTGTGGACAGCAGGGCATGCTGCGCGAAGGAAGATGTGACGTAGGGGACAAGGTTGCCCTGGACGTTTTGAAGGAGGTTGTCGACGAATGTGACGAGGTAGAGGCTGTGGCGTTTTGCGTCAGTCCACCGGGCTCGACTGCAATCATGCCAGGACGAAGCAGACAATTTGATCCACTGTCGTGTGTGCCTTAAGGGAAGGAAGCGAGACTTACAAGATGAACATGGCGATGAGTTCAGTGCGCGACCAGACCTGAgtgatggcctcgacgcgcttGACACCGTCTTGCATCTCTTGGGAGTCGGGGTCCGACTCGCTGCCATCTTTCTCGGGGTCCTTTTCGGCATATTGCTGGCTATCTCTGATGCGATCCTTTTCCAGGTCCGTAACGAGCTGCGGATTTTGTTCCGTCGCGAGATGCGGCGGGGGGCCGTTGActgcggccatggcgatggcggcgacgggagagGCTTTTTTTCTGGTTGTTCTTCGGCTCAAGATTATCAATCGATCTAATCAATCAGTAGATTGTCCAGACCAGGCGTCTCGGCCGTAGGCTGTCGCAGAACAGGAGCCAAAGGCCAGCGCAATGACAATGACGTGGGAGAAGCCAAGTGAACGGACGGGTGACACCGGAATATGTCTGCGACTGCGACATGGACCCTTTTAATTCTTGCAAAGGCCCGGACGACcaccggcgacgacgctACCTGTCTGCACCTCGGGCGGATGCGACATTGTGTGGGCGGGAGCGGATGACGGGCGAGTTCCTTGCGCACAAGCCGGCGCCTGTGGATTgctcactcacccacccaccaggACGGCTGCAGCGGCTAACGCCGCGAACAGCTTAACCGCccaggtggcggcggcatcgagtgTGAGCGGCGTGCCAGGGCCCTCGGGTCGCTTTACCCAGTTGGTCGAGCAGAGACTTCaagggcggccggcgcgatGGTCCATTATCCATGACGGAGGGTCGAGCAGTTTGTCAATTCTCCaccgcggcgggcacgccAACGAGCGGCGATGAGGTCGCCAATGGCTGAGGCCCGGGTCGTGGTGGGTTTTGGCGTGCAGGGAGAGCAGGGGTTGTCCCCGACAGGAGCGGGTTTCTGTATCCGGCCTCTCCATGGAAATGAATGAATGAGGCTGTTGGAAGAAAGAGGGCACGATACCTGACGGGTACAATGACAAtgacaatgacgacgacgcctgaGGCACAAGCGGCCAGACAAACCTAGGGAAGGTGCGTAGCCGGTGAATGGCACTTGCCCGAAGACTTTCAAGGTTGCTGCTGTCCGGGTGCCTGGGTGTCTTGCCCGTCAATCTCTTGGCCTGCGTCGGCCCCCTCGGTGGGCATTTATTCCCCTGCCGTCCCGTGTTCGGGGTCTCTAGGGCTGTGGATGGCCTGAACCCCCCGGTAATGGGTCTCGCCCAGCACCTCCTGCCCAAGTTCCCATCAcgctcatcatcaacccACGGCATCTCTCCAAAACACCAAACCGGCAAACCCCCCCAATCTACGCCGCCCACCTCCCGTCACACAGACCAACTGCAAAAATGCTACGACCCTCATCCGGCCAACCACCACTGAACACCCTCCCGCCTGGCCGTCAcaacttttttttccctcACTTTATCAGATGATCAAGATGATCTGATAAGGAGGGGCGTTGGGAGGTGGGGAAAGCGTGCGGGACTCGACGCCACACGACGCCAAAGCCTGCAACACCCACTCGTTTCTTTTACGAGCTACTACCTACAACTCCGTACTAGCAGCAAACCAGGTccgcggctggctggttTTTCGCGCGCGACAGGACTCGTCAGCGATTTCTTCCGGGCTTCTTTGATGAGCGTGACGGCCAGTGTTGGCTCGACTCCTTCCGGTCCTCGACTCGTTGTTGTCACCCCCCCGACAagggatgatgatgactgGAGCCCTGCACCACCTGGCCGGCCACCAAGAATTTTCCATGGCGGCAATGGCTGATTCCAGAGcatctacgaagtacacgcTACCCTACCTGGGAATACAGCCGGTGGGTTTCCCATCTTGGCGATGCAGGTCAGGGCCAGGGAACACCTCCACGCGGCAGAAACCCTGCCAAAATGCGACGCTGCCCAGTCTTGGGTTCCGATTTACCCGAATGCCATCTGCGTCCATTGCGTGTGCGCACCGCAATCCCCCCACATGCCTGTCTCGAGAACCTCAGAGAGGTCCAAGGTGTTCGCATCCCGGCGACGTGGAAATTGCCgcacgccgccaccgccgacatGGATGGCCCTGGAGCTCATCAATAACctgacgcgcgccgcccggatGTATCGTCAGCCCTTTCCGCCTTTCCTTCCCCAACGCTCATAGCCGCTGCGAATTCTTGCAAGTTTGAATTTCACGCCGCCTGGTGACCCGCAGCGAGCAGGTCCAGCCTGACGCCACGCGCCGGAGCTGCGTGcagccctcctccactcGGGTGTTGGGGGCCGACGATGGTAGTTCCATACGATGCCAATGCCTGCCATCGCCCATCACATCTTGGTTCCAGGTCTTGGGTGTTCTCGGCGTGGGGAGAGTGCTCTTATTAGCGGGAATGCATCCTTCACTTTCGTCAATGGTGCGGCAAGTCGTCGTCAAGCTGCGTGACTTGTCGCCATTCATCGAGTAGTCGCAGGTCTTAGGCCCTTGTGTAATGCTTGTTTGCCGCGCACCAAACCCCCCCTGGGTTACTGAGCAAGCTGCTGGATCCAGGAGGAGCAGTCGTTGGCGTGCTGGATTCGGCAGATGCGCTCGTCCTAGGTCAAGGGTGCCGCCCTGCACGTAAATCTAATCAGATCCGGATGCCAAGCATCTAGCAAGCCGGTTTCCGCCCACATATGCTTGGAGACAGTTCAGCGTTGCGGCCAACCGCCATTACACATCGGCCCATCTCGGGCCTAGTTGACCCTCCAAGAGGTGACTGGCTCCGCCCTGGGCTATGCTACCACTGCCATAGAGGGTCTGGTTCTCGCCATTCTTCCTGGAACATGCGGCAGGCACCTGGCCGAAACTCGGCGCCGCAACATGAATCACACACCACATTGCAGCCATTCTGAGTCGCAGCCTGGCTCTGCGTGGACAAGACTGGGCGACCGCATACCGCTCCCTCACAGCAGGAGGGGGCCACACCCTCGACAGCTGCCATGTTACAACATTGAACAACCCCAATTCGCGCACATATACATACACAACTTCAACAAAGTTTAATTGTAGACGATCTGTGCAAACTGTCACGGTTGAACTCGTTCGCAGTGAGAGTCGCTCCTCCTATGCATAACATTGAAGCCCAGCGTAGCAGATACAACCCGGGTGAGCATCCGCTACAAGTACAACTACCAAAACGCTGGTGTATTTATTCCTTCCCCATGTACCTGGCCATTCTCAGTTCTTCCGGCGAATAAGAGGCGTACCTCGAAGTCAAGGAGAAACATATGTGTTGATACTCGTCGTCATAGCCCGTACTGGGCGATACATATGGAGATATGCGCCCGAACTGTATTTCTCGTACCTTCTTGTAGACATCTGCGAGGCTGAAGCTAGGATTTGATGAAACCCTCTGACCGTACGACACGCCTTGCGTTGAGAGCAATGATTAGCCTATACATTCCAGTCAACCTCTGTGAGAGAATTCTCCGAACGATCATCATTCACACAAAAACGATTACCTTTTGACCAGCTGTTGCTAGATGTAGGCTTGTGGAACACTGACGATGTCTCGGCCGGCGTTACGTCAGTGGGAGGCAACGCTGAAGTacttgttgttgttgttgttgttgccttTCCcgcggggggcgcggcggccgatgTCGCTCCAAACGACGCCGATGGTTGAACCCCGAACGAGCTCGCGCGGTCAGAGGAGAACATGCCGCCGGGTTTTGGGTTGCTTGAGAAAAGTCCCGATGCGTCGCCCTGCGGCGCGGACAAGTTACccttggacgacgacgacgacgacgacgccaggTTAGCCCCGGTCCCGAAGAGGCTACCACCTGGTGGTTGTGGCGGTGCCGTGGCTGCCGGGAGGCGGACCCGGACCCTgggtgaagaagaagcagatggATCACCGAAAGGAGACATAGCCGAAGAAGCAGGCGGGGGCCCGAAACCAAACCCACCGGAGGAAGGGGTATTCgcggcctggctgcctgACAGAGCGGTGCTCGAGCCGAAGGGTTTCGGGCCAAACGAACCGGATAACTCAGTTGAAGCCGCCGGCTTCTCGGTCTGAGCTGGCTCTTTGGGTGCCTTTGCTTGACGTTCCTCAGAAGGTGTCCGACTTGCACCAAAGGACCAGGAATCCTGGGTCGTCGACACGTTGCGAGTCGGCAGGTTTGTCTTGCATACCTGCGAGGCGCCTTTGTCCCTACTTTTTAGCATCCTCGCCCAGTGCCCTCATTGCGAAAAAAGAGAAAGCAAACGTACCGGCTGTAGCAACAAGCTGCAGTGATGGTGCagcgggcgctgggcgagccgATTGGACTACTACACAGACAAAGCAAGTGTGAGCGCAAGAATAGATAATTTGGCTCTCTAGACCCCAGAGTCCAGCCGCTGAGCTTACCGGTAAAGTCTCTCGGCTTGTACTTTCGACACTGCTCGAGACCCTCGCGGAGAATGTCAAGCTCGGCCTGGAGGTGGTCCCTGCGAGACTGCGCGTCGTCagtctccgccgccagctcttCGAGCTCTTCGTCGGTCATGCCGACCACCTTTGTCGGCGTCAGGATGTCGGGTATGTCGCAGACAAGACAGCCTTCTATGGCTAGGTTGACGACATTGTCGGTGAACGTGCGCAGCGACATCTACAATCGAAATCGTACGAGGTTAGCGTAGATCGAAGTGGCCgcatggcgatgatgaaggTCGTTAGGTCATCCGCCGTGaacgcgctgctgctgctgctgctgctgctgcttgagGAAACGATGAATTCTTACTTCGTAATACGTCTCCATCatgtcgatgacgacctcTGTCCCAAACTCGGATCCCAGCGCGCCTTCTTCGTCCATGACGATTTTCGAGACCGTgtcccgcgccgcgtccttcCAGCGGGCACTGGTAACGTCctcgtgggcgtcgagcagcctGCCcaccgccatggcgaccTGACTCCTCGACCTCTCGAGCCTCACGCGGTGGAACTCGGAATCAAGGGGCATGGCGTAGCCCCGCGCGTACGGGCGCAGGAGCTCGTCCATCTTGTCCCGCAGCGCCTTCTCTTTCTCTGCGAAGAAGCGGTCGACGCAGACGCGCAGGATCGCCTCTGTGGTAGCGCTCGCGTCCGGCGGGCCGATGACGTGGCGGAACAGCTGGTCGACAAACGCCTTGGCCACGAGCGTGACCTGCCTGACGTGCGTCCGGGCAATGTCCCCCCAGGGCAGGGCCTGCTTCTGGAACAGCTGCGTGACGAGCGCTTGGCTCGGCAGCCCTGGGAGCTCCCGGCCCTGGTTGGATGCCGCCTGTCGCCGGAGCTGCTTGTTGACGGTCTGTCTGCTGACGGGCGTCGGGTCCGGGAAGTCATAGGCGTATGCTCCGAGGAAGGGCGTGAGAAATTCTGGCGCCTCGACCGGCGGTAGGTCCTCGCCGTTTTCGAGCAGAGAAATGGCAAGCGTGGACCCCTTGGTGGTGAGGACAAAGTCGAATGCGCGATTGAGGTTCCGCAATAGGGCGCGAAACTTGTTCTCCATGGCGTCCAAATCTCCGAAGAAAGGGTCGCTGTACTGTCCGTGGATGCCATCGCGCGCAAGTCGCTGGAACTCTCCCGCGATGGTGAGGAGAAACGATCTCATCTCCTCTGGCTTGGATCTGGGGCGTCCAAGTCGGCCCAACTCCGTCTGCCGCTCCCGCAGCTTACCttcgatgtcgtcgatgaccCCGTGTAGGTTCTCTCGGATGTGCTTGTAGAGGACCTTGCTCAACTTCTTGCGAAGGTTCGCGATTCCGCGGTCTTCAGGGAAGATTGAACCCCAGGCCGAGTCCTG from Purpureocillium takamizusanense chromosome 4, complete sequence includes the following:
- a CDS encoding uncharacterized protein (COG:U~EggNog:ENOG503NW0J~TransMembrane:14 (i72-89o109-128i140-157o169-189i196-214o226-250i276-302o314-332i352-369o389-411i418-438o444-471i478-500o557-576i)), translated to MAAVNGPPPHLATEQNPQLVTDLEKDRIRDSQQYAEKDPEKDGSESDPDSQEMQDGVKRVEAITQVWSRTELIAMFIFLYLVTFVDNLLQNVQGNLVPYVTSSFAQHALLSTTGVIATIVGGVCNLTIAKMIDIWGRCEGFICMVVLVVVGMIMKATCKNVEMYAAAHTIYWVGHLGLGYVISIMLADMTTLRNRLILFGLQQTPLIASTFAGPEIANLFYTNVNYNWAFGSFCIILVVFCLPIAVVFVISKRRAVKQGLYPPHASGRTKWESFKYYFVQFDAVGMFLTVAGWSILLLPFSIATSAPNGWKTGYIIAMIVLGVVLLVAFGIWEKYFAPVSYFPWKYLKNRTILGACLVYAFMFMSTFAWDTYYGSYLQAVNFLDITISGYVLNSFSLMSAFISPFVGLFVRYTGDYKWLSIAGVPFSILGTALLIKFRTPDSDVGVLVMCQLFNGLATGIWAMTAQLAIMAQVQHQQIAVAIAMFGLFGSIGASIGQAIAGGIWTNILPDKIAAALPSDMQDQVAQLYGNLSAVVEAPRGSPSREAVIEGYGIVQRYMVIAGACFIPLCLAALLLWKNVNVKKLEAEKGKQTRGTVF
- a CDS encoding uncharacterized protein (COG:U~EggNog:ENOG503PBRC) translates to MADPLSSSVLDELNTAEAKALHEITHKLSSCGVGKIVNLPQIIVVGEQSAGKSSVLEAISRVRFPVHNDICTRFATELVLRQGRQTCVDVSVCFDDKSKAPKAFQKTGFNEDDLPDIIQEAKACMGIAASGKDFSRDVLRLEIEGPNMYPLTLVDLPGIFHVSTDQQSEPGRETVNKIVESYMKKKNSIILVVIPASNQLANNYALKVVMEVDPKRERTLGVITKPDCTRSGSSEERRYIQLAKNQETTHRLKLGWHVLRNRSEDEEDLNDRDAVEEAFFQDSAWGSIFPEDRGIANLRKKLSKVLYKHIRENLHGVIDDIEGKLRERQTELGRLGRPRSKPEEMRSFLLTIAGEFQRLARDGIHGQYSDPFFGDLDAMENKFRALLRNLNRAFDFVLTTKGSTLAISLLENGEDLPPVEAPEFLTPFLGAYAYDFPDPTPVSRQTVNKQLRRQAASNQGRELPGLPSQALVTQLFQKQALPWGDIARTHVRQVTLVAKAFVDQLFRHVIGPPDASATTEAILRVCVDRFFAEKEKALRDKMDELLRPYARGYAMPLDSEFHRVRLERSRSQVAMAVGRLLDAHEDVTSARWKDAARDTVSKIVMDEEGALGSEFGTEVVIDMMETYYEMSLRTFTDNVVNLAIEGCLVCDIPDILTPTKVVGMTDEELEELAAETDDAQSRRDHLQAELDILREGLEQCRKYKPRDFTVVQSARPAPAAPSLQLVATAGMQDKPADSQRVDDPGFLVLWCKSDTF